GTACGTtacattaacatttttttaataaatgttaattattaatattattaatttttttttagaagaccCGAATCCGttactttttatttccattttcttttttcaccccagatcaatcttatattttcatattaacaTATTTTGAGACCCTCAAAAAACATGTCTATTAAATTAAGTCTCAcctatttaaaattttgcatcacaggaacaaaaatgaatatatttatttatgcttCAACCTCAAGTCTACTATTGTTAAGATCATTGCATTTGAAgtgttcacatttttttatggaaaatgtTGTTCACTTTAGTATTTAGTGATTTGTCATAATTTTGACTTCATTAAAAGATGTTTcgataaaattgagaaaaaagaatgcttttaaactataagattgttcataaatatttttaatttaaagagtaggaatattaaataaaaaattattctcttgCCCCGATTTTTAACTTATATGAAAATGCTAAAATcagtaaaaaaatactaaaatttaattttaaaaattaatttaattatttaatacataattttagtttaaaaattaattaattcaatagtaataacttCTCACATCTAtcaatcatattaataataaaataattttactaattagtatctttaaaacatttattaacaaactaaataaaaaaatatttattatgaagaaaatataaaagtaaaaaaaatattaacaatataatCCTGTCAATTTTAATAATAGACTTTAATATTGAGAAATATTCAAATCTCACCTCGTCTAAAAATAAAACCACTCatatttagaatatatataaataaaaaataatccttattttttaaagaattgaattagatttctcatattttaatattaacatgGTATCAGAAGAATCTTTCTTATAAAATTGGTATAATAATGGGAGGCGCATTTTTCTTCGCTCCGGTCTTGAAAGTAAACGATGTTGTGGCTAGCCGTTTTTGCAGCGTCAGTTAGGTCCACTAATTCATTAGCTCCCATAGatagtaatatttttctttaggaGAATTAAATAGTAGTATTAGATATATCATGACAAATAGACATTCTCATATAAATTAGAGCGAACAGgataaatacatatatttaatcAAAAGTAGAATGAAATTGAAGCACTCACACTTCGTAGTAAAATAAAGTTCTTTAGGTGTTGCTTCTAGGGCAGGAGAGAAGAGTACGTATATACGTCATCAATAATGATTGTGATGACAGCTAAGCTGATTAAAGATTTGaattaatttcttcaaattacatatataaattaatcagTAATCTCCAcaaatgatttatataaattaatgagtATATGGTTTTGCGAGTTTCTTTCTTGCGTTCTTTGTTATATTAGTCATTATTCAAGCAAGATATCCTCCTACTCAATCATTTCTAtaccattattttttaaagtatccgtgattttaagttataaaatagaacattttatatcatattattGGATGAAACAATTCATAGAATTCTTCAATTTGAAATCTGAGTTTTTAGGAAATTAAGATTTTGTGATATATAAGTGGACACTTTATTAAAAGTaggtttaattacatttttatttaatttagagtgtatatatatatatatatatatatatatatatatatatatatatatatatatggttttaCTCTCTTAAGTTTTTTCTTATAACTAATTAAgttcctttattttaaaattaagcgaAATTTGATCTGCCATTAAATTTgttacttaaaatatttaaattactatCTTTTATCCAATTGTTTGAGGGTTTATAATGAATTTGGGATGTATGAAATGATTTTAAAAGTTTCCATGTAAGAAATTAActtattgaatttttaataaaatttaaaaggtcTAATTGAGATTAGAATATTTTTTGACACACTGAGattagaaattgaagaaaggaaAAACTTGAGATTTTATATTGTGGGTAAAATCATGTTTTGGTTTGTGAGCTTTGAGTAGaagaatgtttaaaataatttaatcaatgaTCTATTTATgcaattttcttataaaaagtaAGAAATTTAAAGGCGTTAAGTAAAAGAAGATAAATACCAAGACTAAATTAAttctcataattaaaaaaatactttcagttttatatttttcctcaaGTCTACTATGAGAGTTGTGAAAAACTTAACTATACTCAAAGTACAGTTTTATGACAAAAATAGGACAGAAAGGAAATAAATGAAGGCAAATGGTCTTGAAATACTACACTGAAATGCGTTACTAGCAGATTTGGGGACTTTGGGATGAAGGCAAATGATCTTGGAATCTATTACGACGGAGTACTAGTTACTTAATTCGTCTTTAATTAtaggattattttaaaaatttgtttgtttttttctataaaatcatttttttatttttaaatgcactaattattttttttcttatatgttcttaattatttttttaaatattaataaaaaataattaagtaaataaaaagataagaaaaatataattttaaaatataatacaaataattcacatatttaatatgattaattaaactaattaattttgtcaAGTAACGTAATTCCAATTCATATCAATGAGGAAGGATCATGACagagattatttatttatttattcatttcttACCTTATTCTCAtatcttttaatgttttaactttatatattttttcaaaacatttgatgttttaaaattttaaagtccaataaatatatattttttcatatatatatatatatatatatatatatatatatatatatatatatatatatccttattTTATACTCTTTTCGATTTCAAATACAAGATGAAAAAAACATGACATACTAATTAAGaaagttaatttattatatttaattgtatcaattttaattaaaaagtaattttttatttaatttatcctTTGTTAGAATTTGATATCAAGAGAATAAAAATGAACCATTAAAGCTAACACCCAATTAAATGAAGGGTATTTTAGAGATtgtaagttaattaaaattttctaatatttgatatcaagaaaaatgtttttttttttatatttgagaccaaAGAGACTAcaatataagaaaaagaatgtcacgaaaattaaaaaggttaattaattacatttaactacatcaattttaattagaaagcaTTTTTTAACCTATCTTTCATTAGAACATGATATtaagaataacaaaaattattgaaattaacacatcaattaaataaaaaatattttaaaaatagtagcATTAAATAAGATAGAGTTGGttgaatttttcttatattaaagatcaagaaaattgtatctttttcttatatttaacacCAAGAGAAAATATCCATTATTAATAGTGTAagtatcaaaaattaaaatattaaataatataattttagtctaaatataataatttttatttttattaaatgtgcAATAATCTTAAATGGGAATGGGAAGGAAGTTGGTGTGCAAACCCATATCAACACATTTCAGTCTTCGGttatttcaaaaaatcaaattgttgtcatctttgcaattttttttgaaaagttcAACTCGTCCCAAAAGTGTTGGCATTTGCATGACAGATTATATTCTCTTGGGAGGAATTCCTACAAAAGGAATAGAAGAATGTCGTTATAAGTTCTCATTAACTTTTTCTTGTGTATTTTGGCGTAACTGTTACAAATCTACAATGCCATATTTTTTACTTGCATGTTGTTTGGGACGGAtcctgaaatttattaaaagagaatatttcttttcttttgtaattttttaaatgtctaacttataatatgtaatatttttaaaaaatatttattattttttactcataaaatttaaattatttttatttattttaaatgataataataattttaaccataatcataataacaacaaacacataattaatttatataattttaaactagttattattttagtcattatcataataacaataaacaacaacaacaacgccttatcccactaggtggggtcggctacatagatcaacttccgccataatgttctatcaagtaccctacttctatccaaatcattaagttcgagattcttttttataacctctcttatagtctttttgggtcttcctcgaattgtttgccttctctccatctcgtctactctcctcactacagagtctaccggtcttctctatacatgcccaaaccacctaagtctattttccaccatcttctctacaataggcgctactccaaccctctctctaataacttcgtttctaattttatcctatcGAGTCTTatcacacatccaccgcaacatcctcatttctgctacacctactttataaTTTTACGGTATCTAATCTTAatcatcattattttatattataaaataaattttatacaatttatatatatatatatatatatatatatatatatatatatatatatatatatatatatatatcctgcCTGCCCCCTCTACATCCGTCAATAcatgttttctattttgttttgattaggATATTAGTGTATTACTCATGGCTTGGCTTCGAAGTAGTCATGCCCCAAAACTAGTTCGGAACATCTTCACCAACTggattatgaaaaattaatcataaacactGAATTAGTCTCTAAAGTTGATATTATCATCTCTACAAGTTTACACTTAATTAGTATTCTCACCTCCAAGTCATTATTctcacatttttatatattcttatcTCTATAAGTTTTGAACTTAATATTTGCAATTAGGTTCTTCAACCAATATTCTCATTCTATATATCAACtcaatccatatttttttttcttaaacctcCTTAGGTTTCATTCTACAACAACCTTAGTGCAAACTCACATGGCTGGCAGTTAATTTTTCGCAATGAAAATAGGACGAAATGAtccaattagaaaaataaatatatacaagttcaaaaattcaattaaaaaaaatagttcaaaaatctaaataaaaattgtcaaataataCTTTGGAGACGTACACATTAATTAAcctacaatttatttatttatttttatttttcttttactcatctaaataaatatttttattttattcattcaaataaacctatttattttaatacaaactGACACAACTTATTTAGACAATTAATTTTCTGTAACGATAGTCAGACAAAATCacccaattaaaaataaatacaagttcaaaaactcatttgaaaaaaaaatcaagaaactaACCAAAAGTTGTCAAATAATTCAAGATCTGTGGATtaatttaatctatattttttaatttaatttatccctttgtttatactttttcttttacGATCATGtgaataaatgtttttattttattcattcaacaataattttttcccTTAACTTATCCATTTTTTACTCCGGGTAGAACCCCACCTGAATTAAAAAGGACACTTTTTTACAAGCTAGCCCTTTGATCTCTTGTGACATTGCAAAATTTCCACTGATTAATATGTTTCCCCCAATGGATTTCTCCTCCGATGCTTTAGTACGTAAATATataggataaatgattatttatgtataattaaatactacaacaaagaatttttttatatgaaattttttttataattaaatattataataatcaattactttttattgtataaaataaattttaaatttatattatataagattatttttaattattgataatttataaaataataataatttagatatgAAGATAAAAGGGGAAGTAGTTTGAAATAATCGAGATGAAAATATTGACCAATGCCTACATAACATCAAAGTTTTATGATTTCTGCTTTATAACTTGGTAGTTTCAATTATATGTGACATAACAATTGGCTGAACTAGGACACATTGATGTGTTTTGAAACACTTAGGCATTGTTGGATGTTAATGTCCAAGACAACCAATAGTTGCTTTTGTGTTGAGTTTGATGTTATTTTGCACTAAACATGAATAGCGGGTGAGGAACCAAACATACACTTAGAGATCTTAGGGCATGTAATTTCTTGTGAAGTACAGTTCCTAATGAGAGAAGAAAGAATGTTGAAAATTAATGCCCTATATAGGGAGTTCCTAATGGAGAGTAGGGAGAGTGGAAGTATCATGGTacgtttgaactttgaataCACAATATATATAGAACCCTGGTTAATTGGAACCAAAAATCACgtagaaaaacaatataaatcaTAAGCAATTCTGTATTACTTTCATTTTACCAGGAAAAATGAAttgcttttatattattagggGACCCCAGTTCAAATATGTTACTATCATTCTCCAAACTGcttatttcaatttataatatatgagtGGATTAGATATTGAAGTTCATTTTTTGCACTCGAAATTAATCGCAGCAGCACCATGCACATTAAACAATGGACGCAGCAACCAAATGAATTTAATTCAGCTGATTGAATAAGATATATAaatgttgtaaatttttaattataactttgattcataaaaaaacaaaaacacaatggACGCATGAACACACACAAAGGCAGCAGGACCagaaggaggaaaaaaaatccaagaTAGTAGTGGTGTTTTTCACGCAAAAGATACCTGAAACTTACTGTCACACACACAATATGCGAAAAAGAGCAAAACCAAGAGGCCACCACCAGGCGTTGGCAAAACAATAGCGTAATGATTGATGAAGTTTTGAAAACCATCACAGGATTACAGTGCAAAAGGCAACAACCAAGGGACATTACCACCGTACCACTGCCCCTGCAGCCAGACGGGGCCCCCCTCACCCCACCCCCCTTTATGGATCGAAATTTTGCCCAACCAAGACCCATCCCCATCCCCATCCCCATCCCCATCCATCTTGGTACACTAGTATTAATTGTCATCACAAATGCACCCCATCTGTTTGCAAAAATGTGCACGTAAATATATGGCTCTAGTTGCTGCATGCTGGGGACACTATACCCCACGTGTTACTGTGTACTCTCTTCATTTTCTGTGCCTATAAACAATGCCATGTGGGCTTCACCTCTTTATTTGCTACAACTCTCCCTGTTCGAGAATATACCatgttttagagaaaaaaatttgttttaaaatatagttattttacaaaactaatattgctacattaaatatttttttaagaatatccTTAATAAATACTCAGTGaaagtaatatataaaaagaataaataaatcattaattaaagataCAAAAGAACATATTAGAAAATTACttaatgttttctttaaaattcaacaaattaattGCTCTCCTTAATGTTTGTGCAAAAATCTTAAAGGCTATATATTCCAAAGCAGAGGAAGTATATACCTAGCTCAAgccttttttttacttttttttttcaattttcttttatggGCATTCTCAAACTATAGTAgttaatgtaaataatttttacactGTTATTTAATATCATAACTAGTTACTTATGACAAGTGTTAGAAAAAATAACCAGAATTTTCAAACCCATCAACATACATACTTGAACACAAGATTTAACGAGATTTAACACACATCAATACAAGATTTGACAAGCATGCTTACGTCTTGGAGAGTAAAACGATTATTGATTATGCAAACCGAATTTGCTCCAGCCTCTCTGTAAGTCCATACAATATGAGTTATGCAcaccaaaaaatttattaagttttataataattatttttaaaatcatacatatagtgtaaatttttttaaccgaTAACATAAAGTATTGTTATGTTATTAATACATAAACTATTTACTCATCAAATAAGTaaagttttatataaaattaaatacatcaGTATTCATATCTATATATACTGAGACTAAACCCTTAAATTATTAggagaaaaagagtaaaaatccTAGCTCCCATAATGAGTTACAAATggagttaatttattttaattagggtCAAGGGTCTACTACTACTTGCACAACAATCAATTACGGATAATGGGTAGGCTATGGGTAAAGTAATATACACAAATTTGAAGTACATATTCGTTTTTCCAATCCATAACGTCAATAATGGCCCTTTTCAAATGGTCTTTGTCTGAGACAATCACAAGAAGCAGGTGCCTTACGAATAATGAAAAAAACGACCCCTAAATCTAATCGAATCCCACCCAACAGAAAACGCCCACCCTCTCTCATAAATGAAGCATAtgctgttttttgttttggccAATGTAAAGGGTGCTATACTACACTACCATTCTATATGGCGacaagagaggaaaaaaaattcagaactTAAGTGGGATTCCCTTTCCCCTGACGAACCTTGTGATATTGGTCCATTGCCCTTATTTCTCTTCAGAACTCACTGACCCATGTACTGTagtgtaataaataaaataaataagcgTACGTGAATAAAAAGGACAATTCATATTTCATCGTATAGGATGTAGTACTTTTTAGGGTAAAactggaaaagaaaagaatgtaaTCAGTGAATTAATGTAGAAAGAtagatagaaagaaagaaaatgggtttttatgaattttatttcatttttagaaaaagaagggatatatccaatttttctttttgactttTTAGAAATCGAAATGGTTAAAGTGGCCACCGcacataataaagaaaaaacaaaggagAGTGAGAAATAAAGGTTCCCTACACGAAATTATGTGGTTCCACAAAAGGCCAGAAAGCGAAAGTTCTTGTTAAATTCAAAAGTATATGAAATATTTCTTTATGGAGAgagaaggataaaaaataatgccAGAAAaagaaggaccaaacaaaaaagTAATACAAAGAAATAATTTCGGTGTACATGATCATGAGTAGATGGATCATGATTTTAGTGGATATATGGGTCCAAAATTccaaattaacattaaaaaacgTAGATTTGTTTTGGAGGGGCCTGGTGGGTCTATATGCTATTATAACAAAtggaacataataaataaattatggcTTTGTTATGATATAATACAAAAGAATGGGTAATAgtataataaacataaatatagaATGCAAAGGAGGGTTGGCTAATTGTCCTTTTCACACTTATGTGGTggttaccaaaataaaatatgagcAGCAATCACAAGGCATTACTTTTTTTTCGTTGATGCTTGCATCCTATATCTTTTAGTAGGTGTTGTTTTCACGGAAAGATATGTCAATTATAGGTATCttaggagagagagaaagggtaAGACATATGAGAGGGGAAGGTGGtgaaaatagataataaaatcTCGAAATTAACTTACgccaagagaaaaataaataaataaaagaagccAAAATTCTAAAGctgaaaaacaaaatcttatGAACACAATCTTAGATCATGTTGCAAAGGGGCACCTGAAACAGAAGCTCAAAAAAATGTTGTAAAATGATAAGCACACGTGTGTATCACTGGTGCATGAAGACCAGCAGATATCAAGGTATATAGAAACCCGGGGACCATTGAACAGTGTTGCATGTAGTAGTATAAAAAAGGATTAGACCTTCTAATTGACTCATTCTATGTGTTGTTTACCATCTTACTAGCCAGCATCACTATAAGTCAATGACgaggggaaaaaaattaaaattctaataaTTATCTACCCTTCAATCCATAaatgattatgattattatcATAATGAAAGGGCCAATTCTATGATATAGCCCTCTAATCTATCTAACTTTGCAGGATGACTATCACGGATTAAGACATCattgtgattttttaaatattttcttctttcccaTTGTTCAAAATTTGGCCAAATTGTTGTGCATATAGGTATATATGCACACCCCACTGATTGGAGCTTCACCAAGTCAAGACAAAAACGAAATGTCATTTCAAACAAAGAGAAACGATGTGCTAGCTTGCTAGTTTCCTTAATGGCATCATAGGAATATATTCTTCCTagtaagaaggaaaaaaaatgtagcaACAGCCTTTGAGTTCTCTCCTTCGCTCTCCAACAGTAAACCCGACAAAGGAACCAGAAATGAAAACAAGGAGTTGTAAGTCTAAGTTCATGAAAATGAAATGCTCATGTGGAGTTGTCTATTCTAGCAACAAGTTCATTCCTATAACACTCCAGTACTATAGTTGATGCTTCATTCCTTAAATCTTAACATAAGCATCAAACACCATCTCCTCCCAAAAACAataccaaattaaaaaatatatatacatagcaAAATATATCAAATGAGAAGAAACCTAGTGATGAAGTGCCATGTGAACTACAGCAAGCTAGCATGAGAATAACGACATTACGAATAGTACTTTAGCTCAATAGCTCACAAAGATCAGAATGATTGCGCATGAAACataaacaattaatatatacaCCTAAATTTCGTTGATGGAAAATCGCCATAATAAAATATGCATATGCAACTGAATTTATATAAGCCTTGTAATCACAATTAATTTCCttagaaaactaaaaatagatagtaatgtaaaaaaaaggaaagaaagaaaaacaaataaataactatTAAAACTATACTGTGGTTGTAGTAACATTAGCTGTGGCAGTTGTTGTAGAAGCTAAACTAGCACTAGAACCAACTCCACCACCAATAATGGTATCACCACTGTCACCACCGCCACTCGTAGCAGCAACTGCACTACTACTACCACCACCACTACTCACCGCGGATACCGTCATGGTGGTCCTCTTTCGCTTCTTCTTCTCATAAGGGATCCCTCTTGCTTTAGCCTGACCTTCTCTTACCTCCCTGAGGCAAGTCCTGACGGCCCTGGCGCCGAATGGGTTGGACTCAGGGCGGCCTCCGTTTTCCTCGTAGGCCGCCCTGAGTCGCCCGATGAGGGCGTCAAGGCTTCCCCACGCCTGCTTCAAAGGGCAGGTGCAGGGTGCAGGAGGGTTGGGGTGCCCGAAGTACGGACACCCGGTGACATGAACCTTGGTTTTTCCGAACTGGTCCAAATACTTCAAGAACTCAATGACGTGTGCGCCACTGCACCGTGCAAGCGTTAATGGGGGCCTGTGGTTCTGCAGGTACTGCAAGAAAGTGTTCCAGTCTCGTCGCTTCTGCGATTCGTAGCGACTCGGCGGCGCCGGCGATGATCCTTCGGGTTGTGTTGGTGCTGGTGCTGATGTGGCTGGAGCTGAAGAGCCTGATGGTGGTGGAGCTTCTACTGAAGTGGGTTGGGGTGGTGGTGGTGCCTCCCCTGATGCTGAGTCCATGATCAAGAGCTTGTAGAACCTACTGGGGTAGGTTCAATTtaggtaactttttttttgtgtgtgtgatcTGTGTGATCAAAGTgaggtttttttgtttttgattttttttgttgttgtgttggatTGAGGTTGAGGAAGTGAGGTTTAtgtgacttttttttctttttttgctttgggGTATatagaaaagtgaaaggaacgAGGATTAGTATGATGAATGAATGAGAGTGATGAGGGTTTGAGGTTTGAGGTAGATGTTTTCACGGGGAAAGGGTTTCtggtttttgttctctttttcgTTAGAAGGAAAGAAAAGGAGAGAGATTTCGTgagaaggaaagaaaaggagagagagagggaaaggGGGAAGGGAGCGTTTTATTTTGGTCTTTTCATACTTCAGCGACAgagaaaaagaagtagaaataAAATTGTCATACACAAACACTCTAatcttttaaacattttattaatatttttaacttttttcatcTCTCATCCtattacataaattttttattatcatactcatattttttactcttttacATTTATACAGAGATTTGGGATCACCattaaacttaataaaaaaaacgaaattaaataataataataataatactagtaAAAGAGAGTAGATATACGTTTccagaaaaaaatataagtgaaaaaatgtgaaaaataataaatgtattctCAAGAGAATCGCCTACAGTACCGTCTACAGGTATACCGTGAGAGGAAGATTTTTAGTTTTAgctttttttaacaataattgCATGTACTTGGTGTTAGAGGTTTTTTAATGTCGTACATATTACTCAAACTCTCTCACTGCTAAATTTACCTTAACGATTGTAGAAATTTTTTCagtataaaataaacaacaattttGAAGTTTTAAGTGTAATTGGCTAGCTTGCTCAAAGATTAAAACTTTTTAGATATTTTGGGATTCTATTAACAAGTCAAATACTCTAAGAGTGTGCTTGACAAGCGAAAAATGAgctagagaaataaaaaaaataaagtggttTCCGAGAGAGTCTCATTCTCATACTTTCtaatcttttcattttctactttaatttaaatatttttttttatttttatcatctcaaccaaatatattctaattgtggttattaaaaaagaaaagtgatattataatttttatcatattgAAATTTGTATAAGTATTctatagatattttttatctctttttcttattcctaattatttattatatttatgtaaaaaatattaattattttatttatcattttctctctttttattttaggtttATATGAGCTTTTAAtgtttatgaattatttttgtttattatacATAGTACAGTTATTCGAGGGAATCGTTGTTCAATGTaaagtatataaaaaagataatttatattaattttttttaaaaaatagccttttttattaaaaaatatatttaagttaaatttaaaaattaaataaagtaaaacttatttaatatgtaatataaaacaaataaataagttaCCTAAATCGATTTTCTACTTTGGTTAACATAAGATGCGTTGAATAATGTGGGTTCCACAAAATAAATTTGGTCAATCAtaaggaaaagaaaactgaCTTGTACATTTTCAAGTTGAATGTTTGATgcaagaaaaaacattttatgcAAACAAAAATTATGCAAATCGTCCAATATAACCCATTAACCCAGCTAAATCAAGTAGAAAACATGTTTATGCGCAGGTTAATTTGGGTTTCTAGTTAGTAAATTGAGAAAATAGgttatgtttaataaaattggatgaaaaattagtttaattgaaagttaaaaaattatctcattgaattataaatattatttgttgaaatagttaaaaaaatgtaaaattacagaaaaaataaaaataataaaaaattatcttaaataaaaaaactaaaaagaaaatttaataaatatttaatgacaagaagaaaaaaaatacaaaaaattagaaattaacttttaaaaaaaatactactttaAACAACGTTTAAAAAATTTGCGTTTTGGGTCAAGTGAAGTGGACAACTCCACCTGATGGTATATGGAAGCTCTTTTGGCAAGCCACGACCTTTTTTGGTGGAATCATTGGTGACAACATTGGTCAATGGTATGGTGGTTACTCAGGTAGCTGTGGTCTATCAACAAACCTCAAAGCAGAGCTTTTTGCTATTTTGCAGGGAAAGCAACTGGCGTGGAAAATgagaatcataaatttgatTTGTGAAACTGACTCTCAACATCAATTGATCTTATCAAAACCTATGTTCCTACTCACCCTCATCATGCCATTATCTCCAGAATTAGGTTTTTCCTTCATCTCCAATGGAACTTTTCAATTCCTCATGTTTATAGAGAAGCAAACTTCTGTGCTCTTTGGATGACAAAGTATGGTTCCTTCATCTCTTTtggcttttcttttttgtttgctGTCTTTAGTTTTTCATTCACcgctaaaaaaaaactttttagttagtaaaaaattcaaaattaattaaagtgtaTCCAACCGAatgaataacataacaaaaaaatattgcaaagTTGATTTAATAATAGATATATGTTACGAG
The nucleotide sequence above comes from Glycine soja cultivar W05 chromosome 11, ASM419377v2, whole genome shotgun sequence. Encoded proteins:
- the LOC114374258 gene encoding protein LIGHT-DEPENDENT SHORT HYPOCOTYLS 5-like; this encodes MDSASGEAPPPPQPTSVEAPPPSGSSAPATSAPAPTQPEGSSPAPPSRYESQKRRDWNTFLQYLQNHRPPLTLARCSGAHVIEFLKYLDQFGKTKVHVTGCPYFGHPNPPAPCTCPLKQAWGSLDALIGRLRAAYEENGGRPESNPFGARAVRTCLREVREGQAKARGIPYEKKKRKRTTMTVSAVSSGGGSSSAVAATSGGGDSGDTIIGGGVGSSASLASTTTATANVTTTTV